Proteins encoded by one window of Cellvibrio sp. KY-GH-1:
- a CDS encoding heme ABC transporter permease → MRWTWLYQLGSPTWFYQKTSTWLPYMYFVSLVLLLIGTVWGLGFAPVDSKQGNSYRILFIHAPVAHIAEVAYVAMAIMGAAGLIWKTKLSFMAMKVSAPLGAVFTFIALVTGSIWGKPTWGAWWVWDARITSMLILFFLFLGVYALQEAYQNKDAGNKAAAVLSLVGVVNIIIIKKSVEWWNTLHQPASITKGAIDISMLVPLLINILGMYILYLALLTAWTRLEILRQERKKQWVNELFSASGQR, encoded by the coding sequence ATGAGATGGACTTGGTTGTATCAGTTGGGCTCTCCGACATGGTTTTATCAGAAAACCAGTACCTGGTTACCCTACATGTATTTTGTGTCTCTGGTTTTATTGCTGATAGGCACTGTTTGGGGGTTGGGATTCGCGCCGGTGGATTCAAAGCAGGGGAATAGCTACCGCATATTATTTATTCACGCTCCAGTGGCACATATCGCCGAAGTTGCCTATGTGGCCATGGCAATAATGGGGGCTGCGGGTCTGATTTGGAAAACAAAACTCTCCTTTATGGCGATGAAGGTCTCCGCGCCTCTAGGGGCTGTGTTTACGTTTATTGCTTTAGTGACTGGCTCCATTTGGGGAAAGCCCACCTGGGGTGCCTGGTGGGTATGGGATGCACGAATTACATCCATGTTGATTTTGTTCTTTTTATTTCTGGGTGTTTATGCCTTGCAAGAGGCGTATCAAAATAAAGATGCGGGCAATAAAGCGGCGGCTGTTTTGTCTCTGGTCGGCGTTGTAAATATTATTATCATTAAAAAATCTGTTGAGTGGTGGAATACTTTGCACCAACCTGCCTCTATTACAAAGGGAGCCATTGATATTTCTATGTTGGTGCCACTGCTTATTAATATTCTCGGCATGTACATTCTTTATTTGGCCTTATTGACGGCGTGGACTCGATTGGAAATATTGCGGCAGGAACGGAAAAAACAGTGGGTAAATGAATTGTTCAGTGCTAGCGGTCAGCGGTAG
- a CDS encoding class I SAM-dependent methyltransferase: MNPIYNNIGHSYSSTRRADPFIVQQLADLLGISAEKQFLDLACGTGNYTNELASLGGRWHGVDISSVMLAQASAKNARINWCLAGAHQLPYVSNFFDGVICTLAIHHFFDLPAVFTEVARVLNCGRFIVFTAFPDQMRQYWLYHYFPGMMKKSISQMPEQLVVIQTLQSAGFSIDKLIPFHVTNQLNDLFLYAGKERPEQYLDPRVRANISSFASLCEADELEQGLRLLQEDLSTGRFDQVAERYPSNTGDYVFISASIR, translated from the coding sequence TTGAATCCGATCTATAACAACATCGGCCATTCGTATTCGTCAACGAGAAGGGCGGATCCATTCATTGTCCAACAGCTAGCCGATTTACTGGGTATAAGTGCGGAAAAGCAGTTTCTGGATTTAGCCTGCGGTACCGGCAATTACACGAACGAATTGGCGTCCTTGGGCGGTCGTTGGCATGGTGTGGATATTTCCAGCGTTATGCTCGCCCAAGCTAGCGCAAAAAATGCCCGAATTAATTGGTGCTTGGCTGGCGCCCATCAATTGCCATACGTTAGTAATTTCTTTGATGGGGTAATTTGTACACTGGCGATCCATCATTTTTTTGATCTGCCTGCCGTTTTTACTGAAGTCGCGCGCGTGCTCAATTGTGGCCGATTCATTGTATTTACGGCTTTCCCCGATCAAATGAGACAGTATTGGTTGTACCACTATTTTCCTGGAATGATGAAAAAGTCGATAAGCCAAATGCCCGAGCAATTGGTAGTTATCCAGACATTACAGTCCGCTGGCTTTTCGATTGACAAGCTAATCCCATTTCACGTGACCAATCAGCTGAACGATTTATTTTTATACGCAGGGAAGGAAAGGCCGGAGCAATATTTGGACCCAAGGGTGCGTGCAAACATTTCTTCGTTTGCTTCACTGTGTGAGGCCGATGAGCTTGAACAGGGTTTGCGATTGCTGCAGGAAGATCTTTCAACAGGTAGGTTTGATCAGGTAGCGGAGCGTTACCCATCTAATACCGGAGATTATGTATTTATTTCTGCTTCAATTCGATGA
- a CDS encoding 16S rRNA (uracil(1498)-N(3))-methyltransferase gives MNLILLTSDDLIAPDRALIRDSRRLAHIREVHAANEGETYKVGLLNGNMGSGTLVRIADNELEFELSLHTPPPKTLPLKLILGLPRPKMLRRIFQTIATLGVKELHLINSYRVEKSYWQTPFLEEEAIREQLVLGLEQGCDTRVPQVHLHKRFKPFVEDELPGIIANTTALVAHPYTETECPRSINYSLSLAVGPEGGFIAYEIDLLKKIGFDAVHLGERIMRVETAIPYLLGRLF, from the coding sequence ATGAATCTGATTTTGCTCACCTCAGACGATCTGATTGCACCGGATCGAGCCTTGATTCGCGACTCGCGCCGCCTCGCCCATATTCGCGAAGTTCATGCCGCTAACGAAGGGGAAACTTACAAAGTCGGTTTACTAAACGGAAATATGGGCAGCGGAACCTTAGTACGCATTGCAGATAATGAACTGGAATTTGAACTATCGCTACACACTCCCCCACCGAAAACTCTGCCATTGAAACTGATTCTGGGGTTACCCCGGCCGAAAATGTTGCGCCGTATTTTTCAGACGATTGCTACGCTGGGTGTTAAAGAGTTGCATTTGATTAACTCCTATCGCGTAGAAAAAAGCTATTGGCAAACGCCATTTTTGGAAGAGGAAGCAATTCGTGAACAACTGGTGTTAGGGCTTGAGCAAGGTTGCGATACACGGGTTCCGCAAGTGCATTTGCACAAACGCTTCAAGCCTTTTGTAGAAGATGAATTACCCGGGATTATCGCGAATACCACTGCACTGGTGGCTCATCCGTACACGGAAACCGAGTGTCCGCGTAGTATCAATTATTCGCTAAGCCTTGCGGTTGGCCCGGAAGGTGGATTTATTGCGTATGAAATCGATCTGCTGAAAAAAATCGGCTTTGATGCAGTACATTTGGGTGAGCGGATTATGCGGGTGGAAACTGCAATTCCCTATTTATTAGGCAGATTATTTTAA
- a CDS encoding bifunctional diguanylate cyclase/phosphodiesterase gives MRDKAPSFFNGISFQLAKIGIILAFVLSFLLSSVQLYLDFLNQEKELESLIDRVVKVATPPAVRSVSTLDDELSYEVVNGLLRYGFIYEVVIYDDTGNVLAQGSSTRPEVKTRWLTSKITDNTREYTENLLLPGYTDGTAGSIRFSVDMDLALEGFYNRSKTALFTGLLRNMFLVLLLFVVFYYTLTKPLVRLSREINNINPDHPGVNRLTQLPAQRRDELAQLIASSNQLLDVVELSLAKRRAVELALRKSEEHLRQIIDHLPVMIGARNIAGYYLFANKALATELGYTPEQMRNLHVRQLLKNSVFDIDTMLQNDYRVIRGNEELDVVEERFVTATGKQLFLQTHIMPLAFYDEKVALIVSVDITERKNAQAKMEFMAHHDALTGLPNRVQLVERLEHELRRAERHGYFGAVLFIDLDQFKTINDSLGHPVGDRVLEVVASRLQQSVREEDLVARLSGDEFVVVLTVLDQNIETAALRAGEISEKIRSIISQPYMYDSMELRVTCSVGVVVYPDKNNSVHELLRYADTAMYQVKEKGRDSIEFFNEEMADKVSRQLTMEGDLHRALEEGHFQLYYQPKIDIKTNRVVGAEALLRWHHPTKGMVSPVEFIPVLETSGMIIEVGQWVLEDACKTLVKWHLAGLWQDGMRLSINISPRQFRRVAFVDDVIATLEKYKIPKDSLDMEITEGIVIQRVDDAIATMTTLSEHGISFSLDDFGTGYSSISYLKRLPVSTLKIDRGFVRDIIEDRNDRVLVETIITMGRLLDMELVAEGVEEVEQLAILKSFGCDYYQGYLSSQPIPIERFEAFLSRE, from the coding sequence ATGAGAGATAAAGCCCCATCCTTTTTCAATGGCATCTCTTTCCAGCTTGCCAAAATTGGCATCATTTTGGCGTTTGTTCTCAGCTTTTTATTGAGCTCCGTCCAGCTTTACCTCGATTTTCTCAATCAGGAAAAAGAGCTCGAGTCGTTAATTGATCGCGTTGTTAAAGTGGCCACTCCGCCGGCGGTGCGCTCGGTTTCCACCTTGGACGATGAATTGTCCTATGAAGTTGTAAACGGTTTGCTGCGCTATGGATTTATTTATGAAGTGGTAATTTATGACGATACTGGCAATGTGTTGGCGCAGGGTAGTAGCACTCGCCCGGAAGTAAAAACGCGTTGGTTAACCAGCAAAATTACCGATAATACCCGTGAATATACCGAAAATCTGCTGTTGCCAGGTTATACCGATGGTACGGCCGGCAGTATTCGTTTTTCGGTGGATATGGACCTGGCGCTGGAAGGTTTCTATAACCGCTCCAAAACGGCGTTGTTTACTGGTTTGTTGCGCAACATGTTTCTGGTGCTGCTGTTGTTTGTGGTGTTTTATTACACCCTGACTAAACCTTTAGTTCGTTTATCGCGTGAAATTAACAACATCAATCCGGATCACCCCGGCGTTAATCGCCTCACGCAGCTGCCCGCTCAGCGTAGAGACGAATTGGCCCAACTCATTGCAAGCTCCAATCAATTATTGGATGTGGTTGAGCTTTCGCTCGCCAAACGTCGCGCCGTGGAATTGGCATTGCGTAAAAGTGAAGAACATTTGCGGCAGATTATTGACCATCTGCCGGTAATGATCGGCGCGCGCAATATTGCTGGCTACTATTTGTTTGCCAATAAAGCGTTGGCGACTGAGCTGGGTTATACACCTGAACAAATGCGTAATTTGCATGTACGCCAGCTGCTGAAAAACTCCGTCTTTGATATAGACACCATGCTGCAAAATGATTACCGCGTAATTCGCGGCAACGAAGAGCTGGACGTCGTCGAGGAGCGATTTGTCACGGCAACAGGCAAACAATTATTTCTGCAAACCCATATCATGCCGTTGGCGTTCTACGACGAAAAAGTTGCGCTCATTGTTTCGGTAGACATAACCGAACGCAAAAACGCGCAAGCCAAAATGGAGTTTATGGCTCACCACGATGCATTGACTGGTTTGCCCAACCGCGTGCAATTGGTAGAGCGCCTTGAACACGAACTCCGGCGCGCTGAACGCCATGGTTATTTTGGGGCTGTGCTTTTTATCGATCTCGATCAATTTAAAACGATTAACGATTCGCTTGGGCACCCCGTGGGTGACCGTGTATTGGAAGTGGTTGCATCGCGCTTGCAGCAATCGGTGCGCGAGGAGGACCTGGTGGCACGTTTGAGCGGTGATGAGTTCGTCGTTGTGCTCACAGTGCTGGATCAAAATATTGAGACGGCCGCCTTGCGTGCCGGTGAAATCAGCGAAAAAATCCGCTCAATTATTTCGCAACCCTATATGTATGACAGCATGGAGTTGCGTGTGACCTGTAGCGTAGGCGTAGTCGTATATCCGGATAAAAATAATTCTGTGCATGAATTATTGCGCTATGCCGACACTGCTATGTATCAAGTGAAAGAAAAAGGTCGCGATTCAATCGAATTTTTCAACGAAGAAATGGCAGATAAGGTTAGCCGACAATTAACGATGGAAGGTGATTTGCACCGTGCATTGGAAGAAGGGCATTTCCAGCTTTATTACCAGCCGAAAATCGATATTAAAACCAATCGTGTTGTGGGAGCAGAAGCGCTGTTGCGTTGGCATCACCCCACGAAGGGAATGGTGTCGCCGGTCGAGTTTATTCCGGTGCTGGAAACCTCGGGCATGATTATCGAAGTCGGTCAGTGGGTGCTGGAAGATGCCTGTAAAACCTTGGTGAAGTGGCATCTCGCCGGTTTGTGGCAAGATGGAATGCGCTTGAGTATCAATATTAGTCCCCGCCAATTCCGTCGTGTCGCGTTTGTGGATGATGTTATTGCTACCTTGGAAAAATACAAGATTCCAAAAGATTCATTGGATATGGAAATTACGGAGGGTATTGTTATCCAGCGCGTTGACGATGCCATCGCAACTATGACCACACTCAGTGAGCACGGAATTAGTTTTTCTTTGGACGACTTTGGCACCGGGTATTCATCAATCAGTTACTTAAAACGATTGCCTGTGAGTACGCTGAAAATCGATCGTGGTTTTGTGCGTGATATTATTGAGGATCGCAATGATCGCGTACTGGTAGAAACCATTATTACTATGGGGCGGCTGTTGGATATGGAATTGGTGGCAGAGGGTGTAGAAGAAGTTGAACAATTGGCTATTCTGAAATCGTTCGGTTGCGACTATTATCAAGGCTACTTATCCAGTCAGCCTATTCCTATTGAGCGTTTTGAAGCTTTCCTAAGCAGAGAATAA